A genomic stretch from Desulfotignum balticum DSM 7044 includes:
- a CDS encoding DUF2442 domain-containing protein, with product MPTVLKIKGLRFHLRNIMNTTKFENEPCAIRAWAEGRMIYLELTDGRIVSFPADRFKILKAASEVALKKVTVEVNGYALRWEELDEDLTVEGVVLGRFQLPLPEQAA from the coding sequence ATGCCAACTGTTTTAAAAATTAAAGGGTTAAGATTCCACTTGAGAAATATTATGAATACCACAAAATTTGAAAATGAGCCTTGCGCCATTCGTGCCTGGGCTGAAGGTAGAATGATTTACCTTGAATTAACAGATGGTCGTATCGTTAGCTTCCCTGCAGATCGTTTTAAGATTCTCAAAGCAGCTTCAGAAGTGGCGTTAAAAAAGGTGACTGTTGAGGTCAACGGCTATGCGCTTCGTTGGGAAGAACTAGACGAGGATTTGACTGTCGAAGGTGTCGTTTTGGGGAGATTCCAACTTCCTCTTCCAGAACAAGCTGCGTAG
- the cbiQ gene encoding cobalt ECF transporter T component CbiQ, translated as MTDVAYISVPLWYLPLLVLIPAATAAGVLPWLKRRARTRTVPENDPDWSIPPVAEGFGQGISVIHRWDVRCKIVTLLAYSFAVASLRHLSAAAAALGLSLVVLLISKVWFRKVMLRVVALTGFLGMLLVVMPLTVPVHPGDTLVVFGSMDWLVVNLRGVVLAATIAAKAMAIALLMEPLLSTAPLPVTLYGLSRLGVPDMAGQMVLLSYRYLHVFTHEARRMTAGMQARGFAKKTDMDTLRALANFLGMLFVRSFERTERVFDAMQARGYNGRFPSPCDLRIQWQDILKTGIWVAAGAALVFFDYLKG; from the coding sequence ATGACTGATGTGGCTTACATATCCGTGCCGCTGTGGTACCTGCCCCTGCTGGTATTGATACCGGCGGCAACGGCGGCCGGCGTGTTGCCCTGGCTCAAGCGCCGGGCCAGAACCCGGACGGTTCCGGAAAACGATCCGGACTGGTCCATCCCGCCCGTGGCTGAAGGCTTCGGTCAGGGGATCTCTGTGATCCACCGCTGGGATGTGCGCTGCAAGATCGTGACCCTGCTGGCCTACAGTTTTGCCGTTGCCTCGCTGCGCCATCTGTCTGCGGCAGCGGCGGCCCTGGGACTTTCCCTGGTGGTGCTCCTGATCTCAAAGGTATGGTTTCGCAAGGTGATGCTGCGGGTGGTGGCCCTGACCGGTTTTCTGGGCATGCTGCTCGTGGTGATGCCCCTGACCGTGCCCGTGCATCCCGGTGACACCCTGGTGGTGTTCGGGTCCATGGACTGGCTGGTTGTGAATCTGCGCGGGGTGGTCCTGGCCGCCACCATTGCGGCCAAGGCAATGGCCATCGCCCTGTTGATGGAACCGCTGCTGTCCACGGCCCCGCTGCCAGTGACGCTGTACGGGCTGTCCCGGCTCGGGGTGCCGGACATGGCCGGCCAGATGGTGCTGCTCAGTTACCGGTACCTGCATGTGTTCACCCACGAAGCCCGGCGTATGACCGCCGGCATGCAGGCCAGAGGGTTTGCAAAAAAAACAGATATGGACACTTTGCGGGCTCTGGCCAATTTTCTGGGGATGCTGTTTGTCCGCAGTTTTGAGCGCACGGAACGGGTGTTTGATGCCATGCAGGCCAGGGGGTACAATGGACGGTTCCCTTCTCCCTGTGATCTGCGGATTCAGTGGCAGGATATCCTGAAGACCGGCATATGGGTGGCCGCCGGCGCGGCACTGGTGTTTTTTGATTATTTGAAAGGGTAA
- a CDS encoding ABC transporter ATP-binding protein: protein MADMPVFSVHNLGYAYPDGIQALSGVDLDIFSGDRVALVGQNGSGKTTLIKLLSGLLAPAQGTVCFKGRALTRDHLEDSRLGMGVLFQDPDDQLFGHTVMEDVAFGPRNQGKSRESAALCAKHALHQVHLAHLAYKEPHNLSFGQKKRAALAGILAMQPEVLILDEPTANLDPGQEAVFLDLLKGFAGTLICISHDLIFLYELCEKAVVLHQGGIHHKYTLRELVSRRDSLRDHGLDFSFRLTIPASDVPDANGARDHEENGTGPGHPPSCECAGIQETHCIHPPLVCMENYEYVYPDGTPGLQDFSLDIHDGEKTAIVGENGAGKSTLLACLCGLRKGSGDLFFKGTRVTKKQHKNLWRRVGLAFQDCADQLFCASVQEEMMFGLRRLGLSRDECRHRAADALARVGLSGFENRVPLHLSGGERKRLALGCVLAMDPDLLILDEPTAGLDPRGEEQLMAILDTFDKTLLLVSHDLFFIEKLTHRTLVMHQGRVIRDLPTLDFMQDDKLCNLNGLSFSFRQRTTTAIRKLQHEHEHLHLHLHIHDHPHRHDRTVHAHPHEHLHDHPHRFVHTHPGGRKTHDHAHGRVHDHEHPGHETEPHDHPHEKDP from the coding sequence ATGGCGGATATGCCGGTTTTCAGCGTGCACAACCTGGGGTATGCCTATCCCGATGGTATCCAGGCCCTGTCCGGGGTGGACCTGGATATTTTTTCTGGAGACCGTGTGGCCCTGGTGGGGCAAAACGGGTCCGGCAAGACCACATTGATCAAACTGCTCAGCGGGCTGCTGGCACCGGCTCAGGGAACCGTGTGTTTCAAGGGCAGGGCATTGACAAGGGATCACCTGGAAGACAGCCGTCTGGGCATGGGTGTGCTGTTCCAGGATCCGGATGACCAGTTGTTTGGGCACACGGTCATGGAGGATGTGGCATTCGGCCCGCGCAACCAGGGAAAATCCCGGGAATCCGCGGCCCTGTGTGCCAAACACGCCCTGCACCAGGTCCATCTGGCGCATCTGGCCTACAAAGAGCCCCATAACCTGAGTTTCGGCCAGAAAAAGCGGGCCGCCCTGGCCGGTATCCTTGCCATGCAGCCCGAGGTCCTGATTCTGGATGAACCCACGGCCAACCTGGACCCGGGACAGGAGGCAGTGTTCCTGGATCTGCTCAAAGGGTTTGCCGGCACCCTGATCTGCATCTCCCACGACCTGATTTTTCTGTACGAACTGTGCGAAAAAGCCGTGGTGCTTCACCAGGGCGGCATTCACCACAAATATACCCTGCGTGAACTGGTTTCCCGGCGGGATTCCCTGCGGGACCATGGCCTGGATTTTTCCTTCCGCCTGACCATCCCGGCCAGTGACGTGCCGGATGCCAATGGGGCACGGGATCATGAAGAAAATGGCACCGGCCCCGGACACCCCCCTTCATGCGAGTGCGCCGGAATCCAGGAGACCCATTGCATTCATCCGCCCCTGGTATGTATGGAAAACTATGAATATGTCTACCCGGACGGCACCCCCGGGCTCCAGGATTTTTCCCTGGATATCCATGACGGGGAAAAAACGGCCATTGTGGGAGAGAACGGGGCAGGAAAATCCACCCTGCTGGCCTGCCTGTGCGGACTGCGTAAAGGCAGTGGGGATTTGTTTTTCAAGGGAACCCGGGTGACCAAAAAACAGCACAAGAATCTGTGGCGACGGGTCGGGCTGGCATTTCAGGATTGTGCCGATCAGCTGTTCTGCGCCAGTGTCCAGGAAGAGATGATGTTCGGCCTGCGCCGCCTGGGGCTTTCAAGAGATGAGTGCCGGCACCGGGCCGCAGACGCCTTGGCCCGGGTGGGGCTGTCCGGATTTGAAAACCGGGTGCCCCTGCACCTGTCCGGCGGCGAGCGCAAACGCCTGGCTTTGGGCTGTGTCCTTGCCATGGACCCGGATCTGCTCATTCTGGATGAACCCACGGCCGGACTGGACCCAAGGGGCGAAGAACAGCTCATGGCCATTCTGGACACCTTTGATAAAACGCTTTTGCTGGTGAGCCATGACCTGTTTTTCATTGAAAAACTGACCCACCGCACCCTGGTGATGCACCAGGGCCGGGTCATTAGAGATCTGCCCACCCTTGATTTCATGCAGGACGACAAACTGTGCAATCTCAACGGCCTCTCTTTTTCCTTTCGGCAGCGCACCACCACCGCCATCCGGAAACTGCAGCATGAACATGAGCACCTCCATCTCCACCTGCACATCCATGATCATCCCCACCGCCATGACCGGACCGTGCACGCCCATCCCCATGAGCACCTGCATGATCACCCTCATCGGTTTGTGCACACCCACCCCGGGGGCCGAAAAACCCATGACCATGCCCACGGCCGGGTGCATGACCACGAGCATCCCGGCCACGAAACCGAACCTCATGATCATCCCCATGAAAAAGATCCGTGA
- the nadS gene encoding NadS family protein, producing the protein MKNEDFDMLLSSIKEAGDIKKGKKKPSRIFEIDAPEIKMIRKSLNVSQSEFAMMIGVSVRTLQNWEQGRRKPEGPAKALLHVASKNPKAVIEALHI; encoded by the coding sequence ATGAAAAACGAAGATTTTGATATGTTGCTTTCGAGCATAAAAGAAGCTGGTGATATAAAAAAAGGAAAAAAGAAACCAAGTAGAATTTTTGAGATAGATGCTCCAGAAATTAAAATGATTCGAAAATCTTTGAATGTTTCACAATCAGAGTTTGCTATGATGATAGGCGTAAGCGTAAGGACGCTTCAAAATTGGGAGCAGGGCAGGAGAAAGCCAGAAGGGCCTGCAAAGGCCTTGCTACATGTTGCCTCAAAAAATCCTAAGGCTGTAATAGAGGCTCTTCATATTTGA
- the cbiM gene encoding cobalt transporter CbiM, with product MHISDGVLPVAVTIGGYAVSAGLAAWSARRIHNRDLPKVAVVTSAFFVASLVHIPFGPTSAHLLLPGLAGALLGPAAFLAIGLALLLQSLLFQFGGLTALGANALMMGIPAMICGWFFQTFKGSTLKRQTIVGAVAGAMGTVMAAVGLALMLMTGGEDFFGVAKIALAAHVPVIVIEGVMSGFTIGFLARVQPALLEPLFHKTAASAHD from the coding sequence ATGCATATTTCCGACGGGGTGCTTCCAGTGGCCGTAACCATCGGCGGATATGCCGTCAGCGCCGGACTGGCGGCCTGGAGCGCCCGCCGTATTCACAACCGGGATTTGCCCAAAGTGGCAGTGGTCACATCGGCTTTTTTTGTGGCGTCTCTGGTGCACATTCCCTTTGGTCCCACCAGTGCGCATTTGCTGCTGCCCGGGCTTGCCGGGGCCCTGCTGGGGCCGGCGGCTTTTCTGGCCATCGGCCTGGCCCTGCTGCTGCAAAGCCTGCTGTTCCAGTTCGGCGGGCTGACCGCACTGGGGGCCAATGCCCTGATGATGGGGATCCCGGCCATGATCTGCGGCTGGTTTTTCCAGACATTCAAGGGCAGCACGCTAAAACGTCAAACCATTGTGGGGGCCGTGGCCGGTGCCATGGGAACGGTGATGGCTGCCGTGGGCCTGGCCTTGATGCTGATGACCGGGGGAGAGGATTTCTTTGGAGTGGCCAAGATCGCTCTGGCCGCCCATGTGCCCGTGATTGTGATCGAAGGGGTGATGAGCGGGTTTACCATCGGGTTCCTGGCCCGGGTCCAGCCGGCCCTGCTGGAACCCCTATTCCACAAGACGGCTGCCTCGGCTCATGACTGA
- a CDS encoding glycine--tRNA ligase, producing the protein MGKNKKQETLMDKVVSLSKRRGFVYPGSEIYGGLANAWDFGPLGVELLNNLKQAWWKKFVIERTDMVGLDAAILMNPETWVASGHVGSFADPLMDCKKCKSRDRADKLVEKWQFDNQSDLAPANWAGEKTPPQDMLDFINEKNIACPYCGALDWTLPKAFNLMFKTKQGVVEGEGKDIYLRPETAQGIFVNFKNVLTTSRKKVPFGIAQIGKAFRNEITPGNFVFRTREFEQMEIEFFCKPGTDLEWHEFWKNFAMDWYKGLNVNPDNLRLRDHDASELSHYSNATSDIEYRYPFGWGELCGIASRTDYDLKQHMEHSGKDLQYFDEVTKEKFVPFVIEPSLGVQRSALVFLCDAYEEQTLEDGDTRVVLHLHNQLAPVKIAVLPLQKKLGDEAQKVFTLLVKELGLNIDFDMVGSIGKRYRRHDEAGTPYCVTFDFDSREDESVTIRDRDTMDQIRMKIGELPAYFREKFKY; encoded by the coding sequence ATGGGGAAAAACAAAAAACAGGAAACATTGATGGATAAAGTGGTGTCTTTATCCAAACGCAGGGGGTTTGTATATCCGGGCTCAGAAATTTACGGGGGTCTGGCCAATGCCTGGGACTTCGGGCCGTTGGGTGTGGAACTGCTCAACAACCTCAAACAGGCCTGGTGGAAAAAATTTGTCATTGAAAGAACCGATATGGTGGGCCTGGATGCCGCCATTCTCATGAACCCGGAAACATGGGTGGCTTCCGGGCATGTGGGCAGTTTTGCCGATCCTTTGATGGACTGCAAGAAATGCAAATCCCGGGACCGGGCCGACAAACTGGTGGAAAAATGGCAGTTTGACAACCAGTCAGACCTGGCCCCGGCCAACTGGGCCGGTGAAAAAACCCCGCCCCAGGACATGCTGGATTTCATCAATGAAAAAAATATTGCCTGTCCCTATTGCGGGGCCCTGGACTGGACATTGCCCAAGGCCTTCAACCTGATGTTCAAAACCAAGCAGGGGGTTGTGGAAGGGGAAGGAAAAGACATCTATCTGCGGCCTGAGACGGCCCAGGGCATTTTTGTGAACTTTAAAAACGTGCTGACCACCTCCCGGAAAAAAGTGCCCTTTGGCATTGCCCAGATCGGCAAGGCGTTCAGAAACGAAATCACCCCGGGCAACTTTGTGTTCAGAACCCGGGAATTCGAGCAGATGGAGATCGAATTTTTCTGCAAACCCGGCACGGACCTGGAATGGCATGAATTTTGGAAAAACTTTGCCATGGACTGGTACAAAGGACTCAATGTCAATCCGGACAACCTGCGGCTCAGAGACCATGATGCGTCCGAGCTGTCCCACTACTCCAACGCCACGTCAGACATCGAATACCGGTATCCGTTCGGCTGGGGAGAGCTGTGCGGCATCGCGTCCCGGACCGATTACGATCTGAAACAGCATATGGAACATTCGGGCAAGGATTTGCAGTATTTTGACGAGGTGACCAAGGAAAAGTTCGTCCCCTTTGTCATCGAACCCTCTTTGGGGGTTCAGCGGTCCGCTTTGGTATTTTTGTGCGACGCCTATGAAGAACAGACCCTGGAGGATGGGGACACCCGGGTGGTACTGCACCTGCACAATCAGCTGGCGCCCGTCAAGATTGCGGTTTTGCCCCTGCAAAAGAAACTGGGAGACGAGGCCCAGAAGGTCTTCACCCTGCTGGTAAAGGAACTGGGCCTGAACATCGATTTCGACATGGTGGGCAGCATCGGCAAACGATACCGCCGCCACGATGAAGCCGGCACCCCCTATTGCGTGACCTTTGACTTTGATTCCCGGGAAGATGAGTCCGTCACCATCCGGGACCGGGACACCATGGACCAGATCCGCATGAAAATTGGCGAACTGCCGGCGTATTTCCGGGAAAAGTTCAAATATTAA
- a CDS encoding epoxyqueuosine reductase — MTGLTKEDIIAKACELGFEDVGFTTADPFDTHLDFLKDRQDEYGWAEATGLKLMEGTDPKTVMARAQTIIVLMEVYFKKRFPRQMEGHFGRCYLDDDRVTKDGLSRRIKAFRSFLLDSGIDSKVPYHLPHRVAAARAGMGTFGKNCLFYSNKVARQGSWVLPIAVVVDRAFDPDMPSVEMGCPDWCRNACITACPTQALKGNGTIDPRKCISFLTYFGQGLTPRELREPMGIYVYGCDRCQNVCPRNAPWLAADLPVNERVAAREKDFRLSSLLNMDESCFTSRIWPHMFYMGPDRLWLWQMNVARAMGNTRDTGYTKDLIRCFKENRDDRVRAMCAWALGRIGGQPSRAALEGFLPGGTAILEEEIRYALGLV, encoded by the coding sequence ATGACCGGCCTGACCAAAGAAGATATTATCGCAAAGGCCTGCGAACTGGGGTTCGAAGATGTGGGGTTTACCACGGCCGATCCCTTTGACACCCATCTGGATTTTCTGAAAGACCGGCAGGATGAATACGGCTGGGCCGAGGCAACCGGGCTGAAGCTCATGGAGGGAACCGATCCGAAAACGGTCATGGCCCGTGCCCAAACCATCATTGTTCTCATGGAGGTCTACTTCAAAAAACGGTTTCCCCGGCAGATGGAGGGACATTTCGGCCGGTGCTACCTGGACGACGACCGGGTGACCAAGGACGGCCTGTCCAGGCGCATCAAGGCATTCCGGTCTTTTCTCTTAGACAGCGGGATTGACTCGAAAGTCCCCTATCACCTGCCCCACCGGGTGGCAGCGGCCCGGGCCGGCATGGGCACCTTTGGAAAAAACTGCCTGTTCTACTCCAATAAAGTGGCCAGGCAGGGGTCCTGGGTTCTGCCCATCGCAGTTGTGGTGGACCGGGCCTTTGACCCGGACATGCCCAGCGTTGAGATGGGGTGTCCGGACTGGTGCCGGAATGCCTGTATCACGGCCTGCCCCACCCAAGCCCTGAAGGGAAACGGCACCATTGATCCGAGAAAATGCATCTCCTTTCTGACCTATTTCGGACAGGGCCTGACCCCCAGGGAGCTTCGGGAGCCCATGGGCATTTACGTCTATGGATGCGACCGGTGCCAGAACGTCTGCCCCAGAAATGCCCCCTGGCTAGCTGCCGATCTGCCCGTCAATGAGCGGGTGGCTGCCAGAGAAAAGGATTTCAGGCTTTCTTCTCTGCTGAATATGGACGAATCCTGTTTTACGTCCAGAATATGGCCCCATATGTTTTACATGGGTCCGGACAGGCTGTGGCTGTGGCAGATGAATGTGGCCCGGGCCATGGGCAATACCCGGGATACGGGGTATACAAAGGATCTGATCCGATGTTTTAAAGAAAACAGAGATGACCGGGTGCGCGCCATGTGTGCCTGGGCTCTGGGACGGATCGGGGGCCAGCCGTCCCGGGCCGCTCTGGAGGGTTTTCTGCCCGGCGGCACGGCTATCCTTGAAGAGGAGATCCGATATGCTCTGGGCCTGGTATAA
- a CDS encoding DUF4198 domain-containing protein has translation MHPRTIAATSMMAAFLILATIHPARAHFGAVIPSDDIVTQADDNTLKVEVKFIHPMEMQYMEMAGPKAFGVLHNGRKTDLRNTLAPAKGKSPDQDQAVTFWTTDYQIRRPGDHTFYVEPTPYWEPAEDLFIVHYTKVCVNAFGLEQGWDQPVGLETEIIPFTRPYGLWTGNLFTDQVRVKSAPVPFAEVEIEYLNESPGNTHVVVPPADPYVTQVVKADENGMFSYAMPKAGWWGFSALNKADWTLTRDGLEKDVEIGAVFWVYTRDMK, from the coding sequence ATGCATCCAAGAACGATAGCAGCAACCTCAATGATGGCGGCGTTTCTGATTCTGGCAACCATCCATCCGGCCCGGGCCCATTTCGGTGCGGTTATCCCGTCCGATGACATCGTCACCCAGGCGGATGACAACACCCTGAAGGTTGAGGTCAAGTTCATCCATCCCATGGAAATGCAGTATATGGAGATGGCCGGACCCAAGGCGTTCGGGGTTCTGCACAACGGCCGGAAAACGGATCTGCGCAACACGCTTGCGCCGGCCAAAGGGAAAAGTCCGGACCAGGATCAAGCGGTCACCTTCTGGACCACGGACTATCAGATCCGCAGACCCGGTGACCACACCTTTTATGTCGAACCCACGCCCTATTGGGAACCGGCTGAGGATCTTTTCATCGTTCATTACACCAAAGTCTGCGTGAACGCATTCGGCCTGGAACAGGGATGGGATCAGCCTGTGGGACTGGAGACCGAGATCATCCCGTTTACACGGCCGTATGGACTCTGGACGGGTAATCTGTTTACCGACCAGGTGCGGGTCAAAAGTGCGCCCGTGCCTTTTGCCGAAGTGGAAATTGAATATTTGAATGAAAGCCCGGGAAATACCCATGTGGTGGTCCCTCCGGCAGATCCCTATGTCACCCAGGTGGTCAAAGCCGATGAAAACGGGATGTTCAGCTATGCCATGCCCAAAGCCGGGTGGTGGGGGTTCTCCGCACTCAACAAAGCGGACTGGACCCTTACCCGTGACGGGCTGGAAAAAGACGTGGAGATCGGGGCTGTCTTCTGGGTGTATACCCGTGATATGAAATAA
- a CDS encoding queuosine precursor transporter — MNELLWLAMLAVNFGFILFSYKIFGRPGLYAWVPLAAIVSNIQVIKLVELFGITATLGNIVYASSFLVTDILSEIYGKKQAKKAVFIGLFSLVAMTVLMNLALWFTPAPDDFAQDSLANIFGFMPRIAAASLLAYLVSQMHDVWAYDFWRRRFPGLRRIWLRNNASTMVSQFIDSTVFTVLAFWGVFPPAVLVQIFWTTYLLKWVVGVADTPFIYLARHWFDQGKIPGADTGA; from the coding sequence TTGAACGAACTGCTCTGGCTTGCCATGCTGGCCGTCAACTTTGGATTTATCCTTTTTTCCTACAAAATATTCGGCCGCCCGGGTCTTTATGCCTGGGTCCCTCTGGCTGCCATTGTTTCCAATATCCAGGTGATCAAGCTGGTGGAACTGTTCGGCATCACGGCCACCTTAGGCAATATTGTCTATGCCTCTTCTTTTCTGGTCACGGACATTCTGTCTGAGATTTACGGCAAAAAACAGGCGAAAAAAGCCGTGTTCATCGGGCTGTTTTCCCTGGTGGCCATGACCGTGCTCATGAACCTGGCCCTGTGGTTCACCCCGGCCCCGGATGATTTTGCCCAGGACAGCCTGGCAAATATTTTCGGGTTCATGCCCCGGATTGCCGCGGCCAGTCTGCTGGCGTATCTGGTTTCCCAGATGCATGATGTGTGGGCCTATGATTTCTGGCGCAGACGGTTTCCGGGCCTGCGGCGCATCTGGCTGCGCAACAACGCCTCCACCATGGTCAGCCAGTTCATCGACTCCACCGTGTTCACGGTGCTGGCATTCTGGGGCGTGTTTCCCCCGGCCGTGCTGGTGCAGATTTTCTGGACCACGTATCTGCTCAAGTGGGTGGTGGGGGTGGCGGATACCCCGTTCATCTACCTGGCCCGGCACTGGTTTGATCAGGGGAAAATTCCCGGGGCGGATACGGGTGCCTGA
- a CDS encoding type II toxin-antitoxin system RelE/ParE family toxin — MEFIETSIFTKQVMKLLPDKGYQKLQSILMLNPDAGSIIKGSGGLRKVRWNRPGEGKRGALRVIYYFDQPETIYMLFMYKKNEQEDLTPKQLKILKKAIKDNLL, encoded by the coding sequence ATGGAATTCATTGAAACTTCAATATTTACCAAGCAAGTCATGAAGCTTCTACCTGATAAGGGTTATCAAAAGTTACAATCCATTTTAATGCTGAACCCTGATGCAGGGTCAATAATCAAAGGAAGTGGCGGGCTTCGAAAAGTCCGCTGGAATCGACCCGGCGAAGGCAAAAGAGGTGCTTTGCGGGTTATTTATTATTTCGATCAACCAGAAACGATTTACATGCTATTCATGTACAAGAAAAACGAACAGGAAGATTTAACGCCTAAACAGCTCAAAATCCTGAAAAAAGCGATAAAGGATAACTTATTATGA
- a CDS encoding lactate racemase domain-containing protein has protein sequence MFTLDVSDDFAFPDMFRIHMQPQIPPAVDIRSVLASEWERCREKCAIHPGDRIAIGVGSRKIPDLPQIVTCVVNRLKHAGAKPFILPAMGSHGGGTAQGQIAILAKQGIVESVVGAPVRATMDVVDSGRVKGIPVYMDRLAHEADGLVLINRVKPHTDFTGPVESGVIKMLAIGLGNRTGADGYHKAAVEKGFSHVLMAVGRHLLAATPFLFGVALVENQNQAVCEICLGTAREMKALERRLLKTARTCLPRLPLDAIDLLIVDEMGKDISGAGLDPNVIGGKGTCVWSDDRPVPDITRIFVRDLSVATKGNAMGLGRLDVATEKLVNKIDMQTTAVNAITACCPEDCKIPLTLATEKQAVAAALQTLRSYTLDDLKVVHIRNTRDLGRMMVSKGCLPDLAGRKDICVVSTGSPMTFDQTGHLADAL, from the coding sequence ATGTTCACGCTTGATGTGTCAGATGATTTTGCGTTTCCGGATATGTTCCGGATTCATATGCAGCCACAGATTCCTCCGGCCGTGGACATAAGGTCTGTTCTTGCGTCTGAATGGGAACGCTGCCGGGAAAAGTGTGCCATACATCCCGGAGACCGGATTGCCATCGGGGTGGGCAGCCGCAAAATTCCGGATCTGCCCCAGATTGTCACATGCGTGGTGAACCGGCTGAAACATGCGGGTGCCAAACCGTTTATCCTCCCTGCCATGGGCTCCCACGGGGGCGGCACGGCCCAAGGTCAGATTGCCATACTGGCCAAACAGGGGATTGTGGAGTCCGTGGTGGGTGCCCCTGTCAGGGCCACCATGGATGTGGTGGATTCAGGCCGGGTAAAGGGAATCCCTGTTTACATGGACCGGCTGGCCCATGAGGCGGACGGGCTGGTGCTCATCAACCGGGTCAAGCCGCACACCGACTTTACCGGACCGGTTGAAAGCGGGGTCATCAAGATGCTGGCCATCGGCCTGGGCAACCGGACAGGCGCAGACGGATATCACAAGGCTGCCGTGGAAAAAGGGTTCTCCCATGTGCTCATGGCCGTGGGCCGGCATCTGCTGGCCGCCACCCCGTTTTTGTTCGGCGTAGCCCTGGTGGAAAACCAGAACCAGGCCGTATGTGAGATTTGTCTGGGCACGGCCCGGGAGATGAAAGCGTTGGAACGACGTCTGTTGAAAACCGCCCGCACCTGCCTGCCCAGACTGCCTCTGGATGCCATTGATCTGCTGATCGTGGACGAGATGGGCAAGGATATCAGCGGCGCCGGCCTGGACCCCAACGTTATCGGCGGCAAAGGCACCTGTGTCTGGAGCGATGACCGGCCCGTGCCGGATATCACCCGAATCTTTGTCCGGGATCTGAGTGTCGCCACCAAAGGCAACGCCATGGGCCTGGGCAGGCTGGATGTGGCCACTGAAAAACTGGTGAACAAAATCGATATGCAGACCACGGCCGTCAATGCCATCACGGCCTGCTGCCCGGAAGACTGCAAGATCCCGTTGACCCTGGCAACGGAAAAACAGGCCGTGGCAGCGGCATTGCAGACCCTGCGGTCCTATACCCTGGATGACCTGAAAGTGGTTCATATCAGAAACACCCGGGATCTGGGCCGGATGATGGTATCAAAAGGGTGCCTGCCCGATCTGGCCGGCAGAAAAGATATCTGCGTGGTTTCCACTGGATCGCCCATGACGTTTGATCAAACCGGACACCTGGCTGATGCCCTGTGA